A region of Solibacillus isronensis DNA encodes the following proteins:
- a CDS encoding AzlD domain-containing protein yields MTTSVAMVLLILGCALVTWIPRILPFILVKNMKMPKIVLRWLAYIPVCILSALVIEGFFEKEEAIVTVQWLNVMAFIPTLFVALITKSLSKTVIAGVVTMAGLRLIVG; encoded by the coding sequence ATGACAACCTCAGTAGCGATGGTTTTATTAATTTTAGGTTGTGCTTTAGTAACATGGATTCCTAGAATATTGCCGTTTATATTAGTGAAAAATATGAAGATGCCGAAAATCGTTTTGCGATGGCTTGCCTACATACCGGTTTGTATATTGTCCGCCCTTGTAATTGAAGGTTTCTTTGAGAAAGAAGAAGCAATCGTTACGGTTCAATGGCTAAACGTGATGGCATTTATTCCAACATTATTTGTTGCATTAATCACAAAAAGTTTATCAAAAACAGTAATTGCCGGTGTCGTAACAATGGCGGGACTGCGATTGATTGTCGGGTGA
- the lspA gene encoding signal peptidase II, with translation MYKYYGIAIIAVILDQWTKWLIVKNMELGERISVWDPWFGILSHRNRGAAWGMLEGQMWLFSLVTVAVIIAIIYFNHTEAKGKPLFHVSLMLLLGGAVGNFIDRLFRGEVVDFVDVFIPVINYHFPIFNIADAALTIAVVMLFITIILEEKKDKKKVK, from the coding sequence GTGTATAAATATTACGGAATCGCAATAATTGCAGTCATTTTGGATCAATGGACAAAGTGGCTCATTGTTAAAAATATGGAATTAGGGGAACGCATCAGTGTATGGGATCCTTGGTTTGGCATCTTATCACATCGTAACCGTGGTGCGGCATGGGGCATGTTAGAAGGACAAATGTGGTTGTTCTCACTCGTAACAGTTGCTGTCATTATCGCAATTATTTATTTTAATCATACAGAAGCAAAGGGTAAGCCACTATTTCATGTAAGCTTAATGCTGTTATTAGGTGGTGCGGTCGGTAACTTTATTGACCGTCTATTCCGAGGAGAAGTAGTTGATTTTGTCGATGTTTTTATACCGGTAATCAATTATCATTTCCCAATCTTCAATATAGCGGACGCAGCTTTAACAATTGCTGTTGTAATGCTTTTCATTACGATCATACTAGAAGAAAAAAAGGATAAGAAAAAGGTGAAATAA